The genomic window CGCCTAGGGGCAGTTGAAGACCAATATCGGTGCAGTTTTGAGTCTGCAAAAAAGCAGCACCTTGCTGATAGGGCTGCTCAAATTCAGTGCGGTTATTGAAGTATTGAGCCGTTCGACTGGTATTCCAGATATTTCTGGGGCTCAAGACGACTTGACGTGATTCCACATAAGCTTGGCGATCCATTGAGAACAATAACGGGCGAGAAAAATTAAACAAAACCCAAGGTAATGCCGATAGGATTAAAATAAAAGCAATAGCATTAGCTAGCTTATAACTGGTTAAATGAGACAAGACAACGCCCACAACTGCCGAGAAAATTACAAACAGTGGCAAATGCAAGCGACTATGCCAGGGCTGCCATTTGAGTATAAGACAGAAGAGAAAAAAGGCACCCATGCTAGCGGCAAGATAGCACCTGAGCAACTGCTGTCTTCTTAGATTTCTCCAAATCAAGCATAATAAAACCGCTCCTAAAATCAACCACAAGTGCAATGGATTGCTGGCACTATCTTCATGATTAGACAAGCTGCGAATATGAAATTCAACCCCTGGCCAGGTTGTACGAGGGTCGTTGATATCTACGCCTAACACTTGATGAAGCGCGTAAATAGCCCTCTCTGTGCCACGGTTGACGCTGCCGATTGGCATACTTAGGTGCAGACTAAGGTTTCTAACCAGATTTGATAAGAACGCTGGAAAGCTCCATAGACCATTGAGATACGGCGTTTGGGGATCAGAACCAAACGGGGAGCCAAATAAACGAAAATTGCGGAGATAATAACCTGAATTAAGCACGATCACTAGAACCGTGGTTGGCAAAGCGAGCCGCCAGAGCTTCCAGCGAAAGTCTCTAAAAGCGGCCAAGAACAGCCAGATAATAAAGGGAAATGCGTAGATATAAGTAGTTCCTTTCGTCAAAAAAGCCAAGCCCAGACTAGCACTGACTCCCAGCAAGTTCTTGAAGGTCCAAGCAGGCTTAGGTTGAACAACTGACAGAAGATAATGCACAAAGCAAACTAACCAAAAGGCAGCAACATAGTCGTTTTTGGTACTTGAGCCCTGTAGAATCCCCATTGGAATAGTTGCGGCTGTGACGGCTGCAAAAACTTGCCCTTGTAAATTTGCTCCCAGCTGTTTAGCAACTAGCGATATGCCAAGAATACTGCCAACCATGCTAAACCACTGCACCAGATTAGCCCAATAATCTCCACCGCTTAGAACGTGAAGATGTAGAATGACCCATTCAGCAAAAGGCGGCTGATAAATCTGCGGCAGATAACTAGTTGGATAGGGATTCAGATTTTTATTCTGAATCCAATGCATTACCCGAGCCAGATGATAGGTGAGAGAATCTAGGGTGTTGGGTGCGGCAACCAGGGCAATCAAGCCAACAGTAGCAGTTAGCAGAATCATACTGCTGATTAGAAGCGGGACAGAGCTGAATCTTCTAGAGGACCAAGATTGCCTTCCGCCTTGATAAATCGTTCCTAGCAAGTTTGCTTGCTGAGTCCTTTTGCAATCGCTTAATCTACTGTAGGTGCGCCAACAAATTAGAAGCAATCCTAGATTAGCGATAAACCAGCAAGCTGCTATCCAATTAAAGTCTAACCGTTGACCGAGGTTCAAAGCCTCAGTTATGACAGTCAGTAAAACACCCCACCACACAGTTGCTGACAGTAGAGCACTGCGGTAACAGGAATTATGCTGGCAAGCAATAAGAAATAGGAGAAGCCAACTCGTTAGCAACAATACAGTAAACATGTTACCTACTAGGATAGACAGTTCCCAAACGCAGAATAGCTTTACTCTAAATAGCAAGAATGAGTTGAGAAGTAAACTGCGAGGTGCTTATTATTACCAATAAATAGCTTGCCATATAATAAGGACATGCTTTATGCTGACCCAAATTGTGAGTAGTTCGAACTTAAGTTGAATCCATAACGGTCACCGGAGCATCGGCGCTAGACGGTATGAAACCAGTGTGAGACTAGTCAGAGAGAACTCAGCTTACTGGGGTTAACGCGGGGATCACGCTAGGGGAAGGGCTGGCAGGGACGGGCTCAGAACTGTTACCACTGTCGCCAAGGGGCAACTGACCGTCTAAATTAAAGGGTGAGCAATCTTCGGGGTCAGCTATCGAGCTATGTCTCAGCCTAGAACAGTCTCTGCGGTCGATGACATTTTCAGTCAAGCCCATCAGGGGAGTGTGGCGGCGATCATTCAGGTCTTGAATGAAAAGCTAGCCGATCAGGGGATTAGAACCCGAGCGGTACGTGAGGAAGGAGTCCTGCAACTGCTGTGTGAAGCTGCCGGTACTGAGCAGCTAGAGCAGTCCAGCCTGGTGGAGAGGATTCGACAGATCTTGGAGGCAATTGCCCCTCGTGAGATTCGTCGTATCAAAATCAATAGCCGCATTGTTCGGGAGCAGCAGTTGCTCTGGCTAGAGGAAATCAACCGTGATCCTGAAGGTCAGCTCCTCTGGTCCGAAGAGATTACCCTGGCTAAGCCCAGTCTTCTCAAACGGCTAAGCCCAAGCCAGAAGCGGCCTAGGGCTAAGTTTGAGAGAACTGCCTTACCTCTGCCTTCGCCTCCTACCTTCATACGGGAAAAACATCAGTTTAGACGAGGCATCCTTGGTGGTGTCTGTTTGAGTCTGACGCTGTTGCTGCTGGGTTGGAGCCTCTCAAAGTGGGTGATCCCCAATTGGCGGCTTGGCGCAACCGAGGCAGCCTCAGTTCCTAGCGCTCCCGCTCCTACCACTCCGGCACCAGCAAAGCCAGAAGCGCTAGCAAAGCCAGAGGCAACGGTTCAGCCGAGCGTAGCCCCAGTAGCAGCACCAGCTCCAGCAGCCCCAGTCGCAGTTAAAGCTTCTGAGGATGCGTTCGCGGCAGCCGTCAGTCTTGCTGAGCGAGCAGCAGTCTCAGGCCAGGCAGCTCAAACTCCGGCTCAGTGGCTGGCTTTGGCAACGCAGTGGCAGCAAGCTTCAGAGTTGATGGCTCAGGTTACAAACACAGATGGTCGGTATCAGACGGCGCGGAACCGGACCCTACTCTACCGGCAAAATAGTGAGGCTGCTCTGCGTCGAGCCCAGCTCAATCGCTCTCAGCCCCAATAGGTAAGTTGCAGGCAAAGGGGCTCTTTGTCTGTCCCTGATTGCTTGCAGCTTTTACGTTTTACGCCTGGGGTAGCTCTGAACTTCAGGCAAGGCGTTTTTTGCAGAACCTATTAGCAAAAGCGAGTGAGCTTGAAGCACAGCGTTGCCTTCTAAGCCCCTCCTGAGCAAAGGTTTGCTGTTCAATCGCTTTGCTCAGCAAACCTTCATGAGCTATGTGAATCAGTTGACTCTCAACCAAAAGTCAACTAAATTGCTGCGTTCATAAAACTCTAGAAAACTAAGTTATGTGAAGCTAAATAAATACTCCGTCCACTAGCTTGGAGCAGCCTCGTTGGCTGCTCCATCTTTAGACATAGCAAGCTGCAAAAGCTTCCTCATTTTGAGGCGATTTTGCAGTGTTTTATACGAGTCAACTTAACCCTTAGCCTACTCCTTTGATAGGAGCTTTCTCTATCTCTCTAGATAAGGATGAGGAGATTGAAGCAAATAACTCTAGGAGCCACAAACCAAAATCTTTAGCTGCCGCGCACTTTGAATCTAGGAAGGCATCAAAGTTGGTCTCAAATTGAGAGGAAGAGCAACTCGTAACAGTTGGCCGATCACACGATCGCTAAATTCCAAAAGCAAGGAAAAATATGATGTTTCAAAGTATAGAAACCCTTCTGGCAATGCCCAGTGCTCAGTTTGGGCTTGCCCAAGCTATTCTCAATTTGCCATTGGCTCAGATTGTGCTGTCTCCAGACGAATCAGCCTTGTTTTTTCTCTCAGGACCTCAATTTTTCATCGCCTTGATCGCTGGGGTGGTCATGGCTTTTGCCTTTCAGTTTCTGTTGACGAACATATCGGTTGCAGCAGGTATTTCGGGTGGAGCCAAAGCACTAGATACTGACTCAGATGAAAGTTGGGGCAAGAGTATCCGCAAAGTCGAAGCCAAAGTGGGGCTTTGGACTCTATTTACGGTTAACACAGCTCTGTTTATCGCCTGTTTTTTAGCTGTAAAACTGACTCTGATTAACAGTGGAAGTTTGGGAGCTATTGTCGGAGTCGTGATCTGGTCAGTGTACTTTCTGCTGCTGCTTTGGGTGAGTTCGCAAGCAGTTGGCTCTCTGGTCAGTTCTGTTGTTGATACGGCAAGCTCAGGTTTACAGGGCGTGATGGGCACAGCAGCAACCGCCCTCAGTGGTCGGGCCATCAATAACCAAGTGGTCAATACGGTGGAAGCTTCTGTTGAGGCAGCCACTCGAGAATTGCGCTCAGCAATTGCGCCAGACCGGGTGCGAGACGGCGTCGAAGATTACCTCACAAATCTGCAACTTCCTGGGTTAAATCTGGGAGCAGTTCGGAGCGGCTTTGAAACCTTGCTGCGGAGTTCGGACTTGCAATCGCTTGCTGATAGTGACCTATTGAAGCAGGTAAACCGCGAGACGTTTGTGAATTTGGTCAGCCAACGCACCGACTTCTCGAAACAAGATGTGGAGCGGGTGGCAGACCAATTAGAGACGGCCTGGAATCAGGTGGTTAAACAAGGACGACCGCCAGAACTTCAAGCGAACCTGTTGGACTTCGTCCAATCTGCACTGCCAGAGGAGTTGAAAGGAGGGCAACTGCGGGATCGTCTTGAGCAGCTTATTCAGCCACAGCAAAACCAGCAAAATCAACAAGATCGCCAAAACCCGCAGAAGCAAGGTAGCCTAACCAACCGAGCTTTACAGATGGGAATCGGTACTCTCATGTCGACTTTGTCTAAGAGAGTAGACCTGTCTGATCTAGGCCTGGAGAAGATTGCCGGACAGCTGAATTCTCTCAGTCAACAACTCACTGAGCAAGCTAGCAAAGTTGGCAGTGGCGCGGATGGCAATGCCTCAGCCGGGCAACCTCCCTTCAGCACCATCCGGACCGATATCGAAAGCTACCTGCTCAATTCTCCACCCTGGCATTTGAACCGGGAAACTCTCGATCTCGAATTCAGAGAGACCATTTACGATCCAGAGGCAAACCCAGGCAACGTTCGGCAACAGTTAGAGTCACTCAATCGTGACTACTTCGTGAACGTGCTAACTCGGCGGGAAGGCATTACCCCTGAGAAAGTTAACGAAGTCGCTGATCAGCTCGAACAGATTCGCCAAGACGTTTTTGAAACGGTGCGCACGGCTGAAGAACAAGAGCGGTCGCAGGATCTGCGCCAGCGCCTTGAAAATTATTTGCGCTCCACCTCAAAAGAGGAACTGAATCCAGAAAACATTGAGCGCAGCTTTACCCAGTTACTGGCGGACCCAGAAGCCAGTTATGAAATACTGAGCAACCGTTTGTCTCAATTCGATCGGGAAACGCTCAAGCAAATTCTAGTAGCCGGACGGCAAGATCTGAGCCAGGAAGAGGCAGACCAAATCTTGACTCAGCTTGAAAGCAGCCGGGATCGCTTTTTGAGTCAGTCTCAAGAAACCTGGAACCAGGCGCAAGCCCAGGCAGGCGAGTTGCGGCAACGGGTCGAAGCCTATTTGCGCGATACCAATCTAGCGGAGTTAAATCCTGAAGGCATTCAGCAGGAGCTCCGAACCTTACTCGATGATCCTCAAGCAGGATTGTCCGCATTACGAAGTCGGCTCTCACAATTTGACCGGGACACGCTGGTGCAACTGTTAACCCAGCGGGGCGACCTCAGTGAGGAGCAGGTCAACCAAGTCATCGATCAGATTGAATCAGTCCGGGATAGTATCCTGGGAGCTCCGCAACAGTTAGCCGGTCAGGCGAAAGAGCAGTACGACCGCGTCACTACTCAGATTGCAGAGTACCTACGAGGCACCAACTTAGAAGAACTCAACCCGGAAGGGATTCAGCGTGATCTGCTCACTCTACTCAGCGATCCAACCACCGGAACTTCAGCGCTGCGAGAGCGGCTCTCACAAGTAGATCGAGAAACTCTGGTGAAGTTGCTGAGCCAACGGGGCGATCTGAACGAGGAGCAAGTCAATCAGATTATTGATCAGGTACAAGAAGCCATTCGCAGCATTATCAAAGCGCCGCGGCGTTTAGCCATTCGGGCTGGAGAGCGGGTGCGAGATTTCCAAAGCGATTTGACAGGCTACCTGCGCAACACCAACAAAGAAGAACTGAATCCAGAAGGCATCAAACGAGACTTGCAATTGTTGCTCAGGCAGCCGCAGGCAGGCATGAGTAGCCTAGGAGATCGGCTCTCGCAGTTTGACCGCTCTACCCTTGTTGCTTTGCTATCACAACGAGAGGACATTAGCGAAGAAGAAGCCAATCAGATTGTGGAGCAGATTATCTCTGTTCGGGATCAGTTAGATGAACAGATTCAAGCGGTTCAGCGTCGGGCACAAGCAGCCCTTGACAGCGTTTTTACCAGAACCCGGGATTACCTCAACTCTCTCGATCGTCCTGAACTTAACTACGAGGGTATTCAGCACGACTTCCGCAAGTTGTTTGACGACCCGGAGGCTGGATTTGATGCCCTACGCGACCGCCTCGGCCAGTTTGATCGCGATACTCTCGTTGCCCTGCTCAGTTCTCGCTCAGATATCTCTGAGGAGCAAGCCAACCGAGTCGTTAACCAGATTGAAGGGGTGCGGGATGGCGTTCTCAATCGAGCAGAACGGCTTCAGCAACAAGCGCAAAAACGCATTAAAGAGCTGAAGCACAAGGCTAAAGCACAAGCAGAAGAAGCCCAGAAGACAGTTGCAACCGCTGCGTGGTGGCTATTTGGGACCGCAGCAACCTCTGTGGCAACCGCAGCAATTGCGGGGGTGATTGCGGCAGGAGGTTTAACTGCCTTGGGTCTCAGAGGTTCAATCTAGACAGAGCGAGCCCAGGGGTTACTGTTGACCCCTGGGCTAAACCAAATCTCAATCAAAGCGAATTGCTAATTCTAGGGTTGCGGTTGCTTTTTGTTCGGTTGAAAACAACCTAAACTGCTGAAGTAGACTTCAGAACCCAACGGTAGGGCGTATCTTGCTTGCGAAGCAGACCATTTAGCCGGTCATTTTCCTCTCTTGAGGCATAATTAACCGCTAGCGGCGGCTCATTCTCGTTCTCAAGATTTTGCAGGATGTAAAAAAGCTTTGAATCAACAGTCGTGCTCATCTTCATTTCTCTTTCACCCTGACGCGTTATATTAATTCTCTAATAGTCATCAATGTAATTTTGACTTCCAAAATTGACTATCGGTCCGGAGTTGGATTCTTGCAACTAGCAAGAAAAGCGGTAATCTTATCAGGGATCATAGATTTTGATAGGTTAACTCTTGACCATTGCGGCAAATAGGCTCTTTATGTGCTGATCGATACACCCAGGCTTAATCTTAACCCATGCTCAGCTTTCTGAAGATGTTACCGGTAGCAGGGGATACAGGCTGGTCCAGATCACGGACTGAAGTTGGCGCGTTGGCTCAAGCCAATTCTCTCATTGAAAGAAGTAGAAACAGAGAGCTAGATTACCTCTAGCTCTCAAACTTAAACTACACCTTGGAAGTCACCCTGGAGAAATCCCCTTGATTAGTTCAGGCTAAGACTTTAAACCCTTTTAAGCTTGAACACCTTAGATCTGAACACCTTAGACCTGAACAAAGAAATTAGATGCCGACAGGAAGGCGAGGTTGGCTAAGCTTGCAAAGTGAGTGCCAGTTCCCAAACCTGCCTCAGCTCCATTCTCGTTGTAGAACAGCTTGCCTGTTGTGTTGTTGTAGACGATCAGCGCTCCGCTAGCACCTGCACTGGCTAGCTCCGACGCAATGTCATTATTGATTACCGCAAACTGAGTATCTGTCAGCGCGTTACCAACTTGCACGGCAAGACGATCAAACTTGGTTGCATCCAGAACAATGCGATCTACCTGAGCAACACTGAAGTCAGTGATAATGTCAGCCAGTTGGAGACCATCATCAATGACAAAGTCATCGTTACCAGAGCCACCAGTCAAGTTATCAGCGCCAGTGCCACCGATCAGAATATCAGAGCCAGCGCCACCGTTGATGATGTCATTGTCCCTACCGCCACTGATCGTGTCATTGCCATCTCCACTAATCAAGGTGTTTTTGCCGTCATTGCCCGTGATCGCGTTATTTAGTGCATTGCCGGTGCCGTTGATATTGCCATAGGCACTTAAGACCAGATTCTCAAGGTTGGCGCCTAAAGTGTAGTTATTGGCTGTTGAGAAGACAGTATCAAGTTCACCGCCATTGAAATCTTCGACAACAACGTCAGCGAAAGAGCTGACCTGATAAGAGTCATTGCCTAAGCCACCCTCAAGCCGATCATCACCCGATTCACCGATTAGCGTGTCGTTACCAGCACCGCCGATTAGAGTATCGTTACCGCTGCCACCTTTGAGCTCGTTGTTGCCGTCATTGCCTACGATCGTGTTTACAGAATCATTACCAGTACCATCAACATTGGCTGTACCTGAGGCGAGGTATAAAATCTCGACGTTAGCGCTCAGAGTATAGTCAAGGTTAGCCTGCATATAAACGGTATCGGCATTGCCCTCCCCTGCTTCTTCGATAACGGTGTCTAGAGTAGCATCTACAAGGTAGGTATCATTACCTTCGTTGCCAATTAGAGTATCGTTACCACCGTTGCCATTGATGACGTTGTTACCGCTATTGCCGATGATGAAATTGTTGCTGGCGTTGCCAGTCGCATCGATGTTAGCAGTACCCGTTAGAACCAGGTTTTCGATAACATTAGTCAGGCTAGCAATCGAGAAGGTAATATTCGTCTCAATGGTGTCGTTGCCGTTACCGCCTGACTCAAGGATGGCATCTGAACCATCAGTTACATAGGTGTCGTTACCTGCGCCGCCGATCAAAGTATCAACACCTTCTCGACCGTCCAAGCGGTTATTGCCAGCGTTACCAGTAATCGTGTTATTGCCCGAATTACCTGTGCCATCAATGCTGGCACCACTCATCAAGACCAGGTTTTCAACTCCCTCTGAGAGCGCGAACGAGGCATAAGCTTCAACCACGTCGAAGCCACTGCCGCCTTCTTCACTGACAACATCTTGGCTAGCATTAATGACGTAAGTGTCATTGCCTGCACCGCCAATTAGCGTATCAGCACCGCCCTTGCCATCTAGACGGTTGTTGCCATTATTACCCTGGATAATATTGTTATCCGCATTGCCGGTACCGTTGCGATTGGCATTACCGATCAGGGTCAGGTTCTCAACATTGGCACCTAAGACGTAAGATTCACTAGAGATAACGGTATCAACTAAACCGCCGTTGAGTTGCTCAACAACAACATCCCCAGCAGAGTTGACATAATAAGTGTCATCCCCCTTACCGCCTTGGAGGTTGTCGTTACCGCCACTGCCATTCAGAATGTTGTTGTTATCGTTGCCAATGATTGTGTTGTTAAGACCATTGCCAGTCCCATAAATAGCTGGACCGAGCAGCGTTAGGTTTTCGTAAGTGGCACCTAAAGCGTAGTCAAAATTGGCAACGACTGTATCGATGCCACCGGCATCTGGTTCTAGAGGAGCATCAGCACTGTCAATGGAATAAGTGTCATCTCCCATACCGCCAATCAGGGTATCAGCACCTTCGCCACCAACTAGAGTATCGTTGCCGCCTAAGCCACTGAGAATGTTGTTGTTGCTGTTGCCGAAGATGCGATTATTAAGTTCGTTGCCTGTACCATGAGAGGCACCGAACTCCAGAATTAAGTTCTCTAGGTTAGCGCTCAAGGCGAACCGGAACGCTGAAGATCGAACGATATCAAAGCCGTTGTTAAAGTCTTCAACAATGCGGTCGCTGCCAAGATTAACAAAGTAAGTGTCGTTGCCAGTGCCACCGATTAATGTGTCTGCGCCTATACCACCATCAATAGTGTCATTACCATCCAGCCCGTTGAGAATATTATTGAAGCCGTTCCCGGTGATTTGGTTGTTATTCTCGTTGCCGTTACCGTTACGACCACGACCAGCCAAAATCAGAGCTTCGAGATTTGCTCCTAAAGTGAAGTTTAGGGCGAGTGAGCGGACTGTATCATAGCCCGCAGCGATCCCTTCATTCACCTGATCGGCAGCGACATTGACTACATAAGTGTCATCGCCCTTACCACCTTGTAAAGTATCAATGCCACCGCCGCCGTTTAAGACATTGTTATTGTCATTGCCAATAATTGTGTTATTGAGACCATTGCCGATGCCAAAAATAGCTGGACCGACTAACCTCAAATTTTCATAGGTTGGGCGCAAGGTGTAGTCAAAATTAGCGATGACGGTATCAACGCCTGCGGCATCTGCATTGAGTGGCGTATCCGTACTATCAATGACATAAGTGTCGTTGCCCACACCACCAACATAGGTGTCAACGCCATCGCCACCGACCAGCCGATCGTTACCACCACCACCCACTAAGCGGTCATTGCCAGACGCCCCAAATAGGCGGTCGTTACCAGCAGCACCATTTAAAAAGTCATTATCATCGAGTCCGTCTAAAAGATCGTTTCCGGCTAATCCAGAGATGGAATCGCCGACTGGCGTGCCCTTAAGGACGTTGTTGCCAGGATTACCATTAACAATTGCCATATCAGAGTGATCCGTAGAATTCAGTACTAGCTCTATTTTTTTATACTTTGATTAAAGCTTGTGTTCAGTAAAGCTACGCAGAAAATTTGATGAAGGTTTCCTGGCGAGCCCTTTGCAGCCGTAGAGCTACAGAAAAACATCCAGTTCTCAGAGCCTTCTTCGAGTCAAGACTTTGGGAACCGGATGTTTTGAGGTTTTACTGGAGAGTTCTTTCTAAAACGGTGTGGGCTAGGTAAGCGTGAGATTAAGTGCCCAGCTATTAAACCGCCCAGTGTCATTGGTAACTAGATCGCTCACGGTGATTCGCCACTCACCAGCCGCAGGGGTGTTAGCCAGGGAAGCTAGGGCTGGACTATCGGGAGCAGTAAACGTTTTCTTGAGGCCAGAGGTAGCTCCACCCTGAAGATCGTGCAGAAGCACAGTCTGCCCGCCTGAGGCCAGCAGCTTGATCCGCAAATCACCACTAAACGGATGGGTAATATCAACCTCAACCGTGACACTGCGGATCTTGCCTGCTTGAGTAACCGTCAATGTGCTGGTGACCCCCTTCGGGTCGCCATCCGGGATGGGCTGATCAACACGAGCGGTAAGCCGCAGCGGAGCAGACGTTGCAACTGCGGGAGTCGGTGTGGGCGCAGGGGCTGGGGCTGGCGCAGGTGTGGGCGTAGACGTAGAAACAGGTGCTGGCGTAGCCGTTGTTGGTGTCAGCGTCGAGATTAGGGCTGGTATGGGAGATGAGGAAGGCGTGGGTACTAGGACTGGAATGGGGACAGGAATAGGGGTAGGAGTTGGCGCAGGCCCAGAAGTTTGAGCGGGCGCAGGAGAAGGCTTAGGAGTTGGGGCAGCCGCAGGAGTTGGAGTGGGTGCAGGTGTTGAAGCAGGTGCAGGAGCCGGGGCAGGTGCAGGTGTTGGGGAGGATGCGGGTGCTTGGATAGAAGCAAGAGTTGGGGTTGGAGTTGACGGCGCAGAGGCTGAGGTTGGGGCGGGCGCAGGCGTTGGGGCGGGTACTGAGGTTGAAGTTTGGGCAGGCGCAGGCGTTGGTTTTGGAGTGGAAGTAGGGGCAGGCGCAGATGCTTGCGTAGAAACAGATGCCTGCGTAGGAGCAGGAGCAGCGCTTGGGGTTGGGGTTGAGATTGACGGCGCAGAGGCCGCTGCGGGAGTAGGGGTAGGCGTTGAAGCAGGTGCAGGAGCCGGAGTGGCTACCGGAGCCGGAGTCGGAGCCGGAGCCGGAGTCGGAGTCGGAGCAGGAGTTGGGGCTTGTGTGGGTGCTGGAGTGGGGGCCTTGAGCGCAGCAGCAGGAGCAGGTGTCGAAGTTTGAGCAGTCGCAGGCGTAGGAGCAGGCGCGGCAGACTGGGCGGCGGGTACTGGCGTGGTTGCAGGACCCGCACTAGGCGCACGGCTAGTGCCAAGCAGCAGCCCCAACTTCCAACTGCGCAGCTTCCCAACATCGTCTTTAACGCTATCAACCACTCGCAAGGACCACTTGCCCAGGCTAGTGGTATTACGTGCCGTCTCTAAACCAGGCGTGTCTTGAGGGGTAAATTTCTTCTGGAGACGAACGTTGCGACCCCCAGACTTAGATTGCAAGGTAATCGCGTTGCCTGACGGTGGAATCAAAATGACGTCGAGATCGCCCACAAAGGAGTCATGCTCAATATCAACCTCAACCTCAATGTCCTGAACATTGCCCGGTTGCAGACATTGAATACTGCTGGTTACGCCGGCGGGGGTGGCATCTGGAATGGGCAAGATCGTCGAATTTTCCAGGCGTAGCCAACCCGTTACAGGTGTCGGCGTGGTGGGGGTAGTGGGCGTAGTAGGCGTAGGCGTGGGGGTAGTAGGCGTAGTAGGAATGGGCGTAGGTGTAGTAGTAGGAGGGGCCGCGCGACGGGCAGCTTCCTGAACAGCCTTAGCCGCGTTGACCCGACCATAGCCAAACCATTGGGAATGCCCTTTAGCGTCGTAATTCCCCCGGTTGACGTTAAATTGCGGATCAACGCTGTTGTCCACAATCTTGTCAGCAGTCTGCTCAATAATCTGCCGCACTTCGCGAGCAGTCAGGTTGGGATTGGCCGAGATCACCAGGGCAGCAACACCAGCGACAATTGGTGCTGCGCTGGAGGTACCACCAAAGGTGCTGGTAAATTCACCCGGACCATAACCAGCTGGCCCAGTGCGGTCAGTGGTATAAATGGCCCGACCCACCAGCAGGCTATCGGCAATCGATGGCCCCGTACGGGTGTAGCCAGTGCGCTCCAGGAAAAGACCGGGGTGGGCATTGTTGCTAGGCGCACAAACGGAAACTTCAGGCCCCCAGTTGCTGTAGGCCGCTTTTTTGTTCAAGCTGGTGATCGCTGAAATTGCCATCACATCGGGGTTGGTGCAAAAGCCATCGAGCCACTGAGTCGCTCCTTTAATGGCATCGCGTGGCCAGCCTTGCTCATCCACCGCCCCTTTGATCGGACGATTGGCATTGCCGCAGGCGAAGACAACCACGCAGCCCTTGCCCCTGCGACCATTATTCACAACGTTCCGAATCGCCGCCTGTTGTCGAATGGACAGCGGAAAAGTCAGCGTGCTAGGACCCCAGCTACAGGACAGAACAGCTGCACCATTCTGCGTCACATGGGCGAACAGAGCCTCAATCGTGTTGTCATCCAGGAAACCGGAGGTGCGAATCGGCATGAAGGCGCAGCCTGGGGCTACCCCTACTGAGCCGTAACCGTTTTCTTCGGCTATCGCTAAACCGGCACAGGCAGTACCATGCTTTTCTTGGGCCGAACCAGGATTTGGGTCAGCGTCACGGTCGCTAAAATCACGAGGGGCAACAATTTTGCCCGTTCCTTGAAAGTCGCGATGGCTGAGGTCAAAACCGTCGTCAGCTACAGCAACAATTACCTCGCGCTTACCGCGAGTGATATCCCAGGCCTGGTCCGCGAAAATATGAGAGTTAGGTGCTAATTGAGCTCCACCGTTGTTGCTGAGATGCCACTGCTGCAAATAGCCCTCATCTTTGGGTTGATAACGAGCAGAGGCCTCAACTACCATCTCCGGCTCAGCCTGCGAAACCTCTGGCATAGCCGCGAGGCGGTTGGTGATTTTGACCGGGTTCTCGGTGGCCCGACGCGTCACCAAAAACACAGAAGTTTTATCCAATCCCTCTACTGGCTTTAGAAACTGAAGTCCAAAGCGATTGGCGATTTCTTCAATGGTTGAATCGTCAGTTCCTGGGGCAAATTGCACCGT from Leptolyngbya sp. FACHB-261 includes these protein-coding regions:
- a CDS encoding calcium-binding protein, producing MAIVNGNPGNNVLKGTPVGDSISGLAGNDLLDGLDDNDFLNGAAGNDRLFGASGNDRLVGGGGNDRLVGGDGVDTYVGGVGNDTYVIDSTDTPLNADAAGVDTVIANFDYTLRPTYENLRLVGPAIFGIGNGLNNTIIGNDNNNVLNGGGGIDTLQGGKGDDTYVVNVAADQVNEGIAAGYDTVRSLALNFTLGANLEALILAGRGRNGNGNENNNQITGNGFNNILNGLDGNDTIDGGIGADTLIGGTGNDTYFVNLGSDRIVEDFNNGFDIVRSSAFRFALSANLENLILEFGASHGTGNELNNRIFGNSNNNILSGLGGNDTLVGGEGADTLIGGMGDDTYSIDSADAPLEPDAGGIDTVVANFDYALGATYENLTLLGPAIYGTGNGLNNTIIGNDNNNILNGSGGNDNLQGGKGDDTYYVNSAGDVVVEQLNGGLVDTVISSESYVLGANVENLTLIGNANRNGTGNADNNIIQGNNGNNRLDGKGGADTLIGGAGNDTYVINASQDVVSEEGGSGFDVVEAYASFALSEGVENLVLMSGASIDGTGNSGNNTITGNAGNNRLDGREGVDTLIGGAGNDTYVTDGSDAILESGGNGNDTIETNITFSIASLTNVIENLVLTGTANIDATGNASNNFIIGNSGNNVINGNGGNDTLIGNEGNDTYLVDATLDTVIEEAGEGNADTVYMQANLDYTLSANVEILYLASGTANVDGTGNDSVNTIVGNDGNNELKGGSGNDTLIGGAGNDTLIGESGDDRLEGGLGNDSYQVSSFADVVVEDFNGGELDTVFSTANNYTLGANLENLVLSAYGNINGTGNALNNAITGNDGKNTLISGDGNDTISGGRDNDIINGGAGSDILIGGTGADNLTGGSGNDDFVIDDGLQLADIITDFSVAQVDRIVLDATKFDRLAVQVGNALTDTQFAVINNDIASELASAGASGALIVYNNTTGKLFYNENGAEAGLGTGTHFASLANLAFLSASNFFVQV
- a CDS encoding S8 family serine peptidase, with protein sequence MVDEADLGRVLQRGGQELDLQRVDDRFIVRTTPATAAPRSPEDLGQTVSATFVRAIPNTNLDEFSVDPGQAEAAIADLRQQEDVAFVSRVYKLRDNPGAFVYFTDQITVQFAPGTDDSTIEEIANRFGLQFLKPVEGLDKTSVFLVTRRATENPVKITNRLAAMPEVSQAEPEMVVEASARYQPKDEGYLQQWHLSNNGGAQLAPNSHIFADQAWDITRGKREVIVAVADDGFDLSHRDFQGTGKIVAPRDFSDRDADPNPGSAQEKHGTACAGLAIAEENGYGSVGVAPGCAFMPIRTSGFLDDNTIEALFAHVTQNGAAVLSCSWGPSTLTFPLSIRQQAAIRNVVNNGRRGKGCVVVFACGNANRPIKGAVDEQGWPRDAIKGATQWLDGFCTNPDVMAISAITSLNKKAAYSNWGPEVSVCAPSNNAHPGLFLERTGYTRTGPSIADSLLVGRAIYTTDRTGPAGYGPGEFTSTFGGTSSAAPIVAGVAALVISANPNLTAREVRQIIEQTADKIVDNSVDPQFNVNRGNYDAKGHSQWFGYGRVNAAKAVQEAARRAAPPTTTPTPIPTTPTTPTPTPTTPTTPTTPTPVTGWLRLENSTILPIPDATPAGVTSSIQCLQPGNVQDIEVEVDIEHDSFVGDLDVILIPPSGNAITLQSKSGGRNVRLQKKFTPQDTPGLETARNTTSLGKWSLRVVDSVKDDVGKLRSWKLGLLLGTSRAPSAGPATTPVPAAQSAAPAPTPATAQTSTPAPAAALKAPTPAPTQAPTPAPTPTPAPAPTPAPVATPAPAPASTPTPTPAAASAPSISTPTPSAAPAPTQASVSTQASAPAPTSTPKPTPAPAQTSTSVPAPTPAPAPTSASAPSTPTPTLASIQAPASSPTPAPAPAPAPASTPAPTPTPAAAPTPKPSPAPAQTSGPAPTPTPIPVPIPVLVPTPSSSPIPALISTLTPTTATPAPVSTSTPTPAPAPAPAPTPTPAVATSAPLRLTARVDQPIPDGDPKGVTSTLTVTQAGKIRSVTVEVDITHPFSGDLRIKLLASGGQTVLLHDLQGGATSGLKKTFTAPDSPALASLANTPAAGEWRITVSDLVTNDTGRFNSWALNLTLT